Within the Sporocytophaga myxococcoides DSM 11118 genome, the region CTGAAGTTGCTATGTACTTAAATAAAAATATCAAAGACAGTGTCTTATATATGATCAATGCAGATGGACACTTTCCTCATATCAGCGCTCCTGATGAGGTAGTTAAAGCTTTAAAGACATTTATATAGTTAAAATTTATCATATCGTTGGAAGATTTAGTTTACTGGAAAGAACAAGCGCTTGATTTCCTTATTCAAATTAAAACAGTTTATGATTTCCAGAATGTCGATGCATTCAGGCGAAATCTATTACTGAGAATGAAAGAACTTACGGGATGCGATGATATATTTTTTATAATTAAAGAAGATGAAGTTTCTGAAAGAATTACCTATTCAAATTGCGCACATCTGGAAGGAACCTTTACCGAAACATCTTTTCTGAAAGACCCTTCTACTTTAAAGCAATACGCTTACCATGAGAAAGTGAAAGTAGGCAGATCTCATTTTCTCAAAGAAAATACAACTGTTATTTATATACCTTTATTTGAGCTGCATGTTAAAGGTTCTATAATACTTGTTTGGAATTCGCCTTTTCAGATTTCAGAAGGAACAGATTATTTTTTTAATGTATGCATTACAAGGTTAAAAGAAGTATTGAAGCTGAATTACATGATATTTTCTCTTGAAGAATTGCGGATAAAATTTAACGCAGTTTTTCATTCGGTATCTCAGGCTTTGATATTTATAGATGAAACAGACAATACAGCATGGATAAACTCAAAGGCAAAAGAAATTTTAGGTATTTATTCAGAGAATGAAGTCCTGTCGCCTATTGTGATATCTGAATATATGAGAATGTTCAGAGAAAATGCGATCAACGAAAATGAAATAACAGCCATTGCCACAGAACTATTTAAAGATCCTGAAAAAGAGATCAATAATTGGCTTTGGAAATTTAAGAACAGTGTATTTAAGGTTTCAAGTAAACCTATCATAACAGAGCGAAAGAAAGGTAGATTATGGATGTTTGAAGACATCAGTGAAATTTATTTTGCGAATCAAAGATTGGCTGAAAACAATGAAGAGTTTAAAGCCGCCAATGATCACCTTTCTGAACAAAATGCATTGATACTATTTCAAAACGAAGAGATACAATTCAAGAACAACAGGCTGGAAGAAATAAACCAGGAAAAAAACGGACTTATCAATATTGTATCACATGATTTAAAATCTCCATTCCAACAGATTCAAGGAATGGCACAGGTAATCGAAATGATTGCTCCTCTTGAAGGTGATCAGAAGGTGTTTATTGATAACATTAAAGCAGTTTCAAAAAAGGGACTTAACCTTGTGAAAGACATACTTGACATCAGTGCCATAGAACAGCAGAAAACAAACAAACAGGAAGAGGTAATTGACCTTCAGAAATTTCTTGCCAAAGAAATAAAGATCTGTCAAACCGTGGCAGATAAAAAAAATATTAAAATTCACTTGATCTATGAATCTCAGTATTCTGAGCTCTATACTGATCCTGAGTTTTTAAGACGTATCCTTGACAATCTGATTTCAAATGCTGTCAAATTCTCCTACACTGAAAAGAATATTTATTTACACGTAACCAGTAAAAATGATAAGGTTATAATATCAATAAAAGATGAAGGACAGGGAATGACAGAACTTGACAAACAACACCTGTTTGAAAAATTTAAAAAGCTATCCGCAAGGCCAACGGCTGGCGAGAGTTCCACTGGCTTAGGACTATCAATAGTAAAACTCCTGGTAGAACAACTCAATGGAACTATTACCTGCGAAAGCGAGTGGGGACATGGAACTACTTTTATTCTTGAATTCAATACTACTGAAGTAGAATAAAGCTTATTTATCCTACTCAAAATATTTATTCATTCGACCCAGCCAGATATTCTCGTATTTCCTATCGTCTTCTTTTGAAATACAATTAAATTTAACCGGCCCTCTATATTTCCAATCGACAATTTATCTATTGGTTAAATAGAAAACTGGATTATATCAATTTTAAATGCGCCACTCCTATCTTTGCTATCTCTTCATCTTCTTCCTGCGAAAGACCACTTACCGAAGCAGCACCAATTACATTACCGTTTGATATAACCGGTACTCCTCCACCCCATCCACAGATTTTAGGATCTCCATAAAAAGCAATGTCAAACCCTTTTACAGGATCTTTTAGAGCTTTGCCAATCTCCGATGTGTTTTTTTGTGTACGTGCAGCTGTATAGGCTTTATTAATGGCATTTGCGATAGATGGAAGTTTAGTTTTATCCATTCTTTCAAAAGCCAGAAGCTCTCCATGGGCATCCACAATTGCTACAACTGCATACTTCCCTCTTTTCTCAAGTTCAAATATGATAGCATTCAAAATTTCTTTAGCCTGTTTACTATTTAGTTCCATTTATTATTTTTAATTTTTCCAAGCAATATACTGATTTGCTAAAGACTTATAAAGGTTTATGAGTGTGTATATTTTCTAAATTACTTTAATACTAACGAACATTAATAGCTTTGTTTAATTTATGAGATATTTCTACTCACATCAAATGTGAATCAAACTTTAACTATAAAATACTATGGATGAATTTATGAAATTGGCTATAAACGAAGCCATAAAAGGCCTGAATGAAGGAGGAATCCCAATTGGTTCTGTATTAATAAAAGACGGAAAGTTAGTTGCTCAAGGCCATAACAAACGTGTACAGGAGAACAATCCTATTTTGCATGGCGAAATGGATTGTCTTAACAATGCAGGAAGAATTGGTAGCTACAGAAACACTGTCATCTATTCTACTCTTATGCCATGTTATATGTGTGCTGGCACTATTGTACAATTTAAAATACCCAAAGTAATTGTTGGCGAGTCCAAGACATTCAGTGGAGCAAGAGAATTTATGGAACAGCATGGAGTCGAAGTAATAGATCTAGACCTGGCAGAATGTAAGAGTATGATGGAAGATTTCATTAATGAGAAGCCCGAACTCTGGGATGAAGATATAATGGAGCTTTGAAAAGCAGATAGATCCTATCTGATGGTAATAGAGCATCAGATAGGATCTACTTCAACTTTTAACTGAAAGATTCTGTAAAGGCCTTATTTTTTTAATTGCTGATTATGAAAAACTATATACCCTTAATCTCTGCTTTAGCTCTTCAGCGTTCACTTTCTGGAACTGTAAGTTGTTATAAATCTCTTTGGAAATAATCGTCTCCTGAATAGCAAGATGCGGTGATCCATCTTTTATTAGTATTCCCACGAGAGTAACTTCTTCTCCCAATGGTAATTTATCAAAACGAATATTACCATTCTCCTCTACTCCCTGCATGATTGAATTTATTTTATGAAAAACAATCTTTACATCAGCATACTTACCATTTCGGACTTCACAATGAAATCAACTTTAGATTTCGGAGAATTAAAAACCTGTCAACATTAATCCAGTTAAGATTCGCAGATTGAAATGCATAATAAGTACTGTTTACTATATTCCTTTCTGAAGAATCCAAACTCCCATACATCACATTTCTCTTTATTTCAGTATCTATTTTCAGTGAATCCAGATAGTCATTATATTTCACCAACACCGTATCTTTTAAACAATAAATCTTTTTTATATGAATAGTTGCAGGCTTTTGTGTTTGCTTTATTTTCTTTTTAATAGACCTAGCGTTTTCTTAGTGCCTTCTTTACAAACAATCAAAGTATCATTATATGTATTTATAAAAAATACATCGGGATCTTTTTTTAAACTTTGGTAAAGGGATTTCAGAGACGCCTCATTAACTTCAGATTTCGGCAAAACTTGGTTTGCATCTGCTTTTATTATCTGAAGTGTTTATGACCTATGTGGTCTATTGGCAATAGATTGCCGGTCCTTTACAAGGTCAACTGTAGAATTATTTGTTTCATATGTAATTGTATTAACGGAACCACTCGTAGGAGTTAAAGAGTCATATTTATGATCCTTTTGGATGATCACTATTACAAGAGAATAAAAAAAACAGATAGCACAGCTATTGTATAAAACAATTTGGATTTACTCATAAAAATATTTGACTTGAAACTTTTATCAAACGAATGAATATGCCAAAATTATTTTACTGTTTTTTTATTTATATTCAAACAAGGGGAATAAAATACTATCTCGCTTTTATAAAAAAATATAAATGATCATTCGATAACATTAAATCGATGCTCCTCTCTCCTATGCTATTTTACAGGTTCTCTCAAGATTGTCTTTAATTTATCTTCACTTGTTTTTCTAAAATCAGATAGGTAAATTTCATGATGCAAACCATTCTTTCCCAGATTATTTTCATTCATAAATAATTCCATTTGTTTAAGCGTTTCTATTTCTTTTGAAAATGGTCCAACATGTAGCATTTGAACACATTTCCCTTCTTTCATTTTAAACAGTTTTACTTCTTTTGCCAATAAAATTCCTTTTTTAAAAATTACAGTATTGGCAGCAGCATTAATTTCATCTTCGGTAATAAAATCAGGCATGCGAATAAGCAATCGATATTCCCAGACATCGCGAGGTACATTCAAAGCTGTTTCTGTCATGGAATTGGATTTATACTTGGTTTCATCAAACCACCATTGTCCTTCCAACTTGGACACTTTAAAATCCTTTTGAAGAGCTTTTAAGCTAAACTTCATAGTGTAGGCTGTTGAATAGAGAGCCTGAATATTTTCAGAAAAAGCTTTTTTTGAAGGATCTCCCATTCCGGTAATAGATAAGAACTGAGCCGGTTCTATTTCTATCACCTCAGGTTTAGCTTTTGCAGTATAGTAAGCCTTGTATGCTTTTGTCAAATCCAATGTTTCCATCCGGTATTTAATTTAATTTAACTCAATGCAAATTAATCAAGAGAACTGACAACATTATGTCAGCAGTCATTAGGGGAAATGATTAAAAAATATATGTCTGAATTGAAATTTATATCCCTATCCAATAAATATCAAAAAATGAAAGCGAATGAATTCTCAAGACCAGGAATACTTGTAGATAAAAATAAATTCCTAAGAATTAAAATTTACAGAAACCGCAACATAGACAATAACAACTAATAACCAACACTTTAAACAAAACAAGCAAACACTTCACGAATTCCACAGGTTATTTTTTCGAGGCTTTTTGGGAAGCTTAGATAAAACAAAAAGAACGAACATGAAAAAGGTGCTTTTAATGATTGGATTAGTGGTGGCAGGGTATACAATGAAGGCCCAGGATGTTGTTGATTCTAAAAGTGTACCAAGTAAAGTGTCTTCAGCTTTGACACAGAAATATCCGGATCTTAAGTCCGGCGATATTAAGTGGGAAAAGAAGGACAACAACTATAAGGCTGAGTTCACCAAAGACGGTCAAGACTACGAAGTAAAACTTGACAATACAGGTAACTGGGTTTCTACTGAAGTAGATCTTACAGAAAAAGACCTACCTGAAAAGGTAAGAAACGGTCTTAACAAGTCAGATTATAAATCGTGGACTGTGAAAGACGTAGAAAAGAAAGAGAAACCTCAAGGCAAGACTTTATATAAAATTGAGGTAAAACAAGGGGAACAGGAATACGATGTGTATTTTGACCAGGAAGGAACTCTTGTTAAGAAAAATAAAAGTTAATTTAAAAATTTCAGGAATCAGTCATGATGACCAGTTATCATGTGCTGATTCCTTACTTTAACCTAACAGCTTATTATAAATACTACTACTAAACCTTAGTTAATTCTTTCACTTTTTCGGCTTCTTTCGATTCTCCCATGTTTGCAGGAATAGCTACAGATTCTTCATTAGGAAATTTCAAGAAAAGAGACAATACAGAAATACCACAAACAACTGCCCCGATTATAAATAAACCATAGCGATATGAGTGTACTGTAAAAAGTGAGTTCGCTAAAACGGCGCCAATATTTCCTCCTGCCCCAACGATACCAGCCACACTACCCAAAGCCTTTCTATTCACAAAGGGCACGATTGAATAAGTGACGCCATTAGACATTTTAACGAACAAAGCAAACAAAATCATAGTAAGGATAGCCAAGGGAAGAATTGTCATTTCTGAGAATAACATAATACCAATCCCCTCCAGTAAAAGAAAAGCGCCAAGCAAAACTACCCTTCCTTTCAGTCCAAATTTCTGACTGATCTTATCAGAATATATTCCGCCAAGAGCTCTTGCAAAAAGATTCATCATTCCAAATGATGCAGCTATAATTCCTGCTATCATTAATGGAGTGTTAAATTCTTCCGTAAAATATATTGCAGCAATCCCATCAATAGTTAATTCTATTCCGAAACAAGCTCCGTAAACCAACCCCAAAATCCATACCCTATAATCTTTGCATGCCAGCCAAAAACTTCCTTTAATATCAGGGTTTTTAGCTCTGAATTCCGGGTTCTTCTTTCTTAGCTCAAGAACATTACCTTCAGGAGTATCCTGAGTATATTTGAAATATACATATGCCATTAGCAATAGTGCTAGTCCTGGGAAAATCATGGCAATTCTCCATGCTTCAGATGCTGTAAACCCCAGAGAAACAATACCCGCAAATATTGCAGGCATTGCCATTTGAGTTACGCCACCACCGAGGTTTCCCCAGCCTGCAGTAGTTGCGTTAGCAGTGCCGACTATATTCGGCGCAAACATTACAGAAGTATGATATTGAGTAATTACAAAAGAAGCTCCGATCAATCCGATAAATAATCTACCAATTAGAAAGGACTCATAGCTATTGACCAAACCTATCATGATTACCGGCACCGCCCCTGTACTAAGTAATATTACGTAGCACAATCTTGGCCCTATTTTATCACACAACCAACCAATCAGCAAACGCGCAAAAACGGTCATGGACACAGCAGCCATAGATATGTTGGCAATTTGTGTTTTAGTCAGATTGAGTTCTTTTTTTATCTCAGGCATCAATGGAGCCAAACCAAACCATGCAAAAAAACATATGAAAAATGTAAGCCAGGAAGCATGAAAAGCCCTCATTGGAACACTTTTAAAGTTCAAAAGCTCAATTTTGGTTGCCTTGGAGATCTGCATATAGTTTTGCCTTTTGTTTCTCAAATATAAGAAACAAAAAATATAAATACGTATTTTTACTTAATTTATTTTTACGTATTTACCGCTTAGAAACATAATTACAA harbors:
- a CDS encoding sensor histidine kinase, yielding MEDLVYWKEQALDFLIQIKTVYDFQNVDAFRRNLLLRMKELTGCDDIFFIIKEDEVSERITYSNCAHLEGTFTETSFLKDPSTLKQYAYHEKVKVGRSHFLKENTTVIYIPLFELHVKGSIILVWNSPFQISEGTDYFFNVCITRLKEVLKLNYMIFSLEELRIKFNAVFHSVSQALIFIDETDNTAWINSKAKEILGIYSENEVLSPIVISEYMRMFRENAINENEITAIATELFKDPEKEINNWLWKFKNSVFKVSSKPIITERKKGRLWMFEDISEIYFANQRLAENNEEFKAANDHLSEQNALILFQNEEIQFKNNRLEEINQEKNGLINIVSHDLKSPFQQIQGMAQVIEMIAPLEGDQKVFIDNIKAVSKKGLNLVKDILDISAIEQQKTNKQEEVIDLQKFLAKEIKICQTVADKKNIKIHLIYESQYSELYTDPEFLRRILDNLISNAVKFSYTEKNIYLHVTSKNDKVIISIKDEGQGMTELDKQHLFEKFKKLSARPTAGESSTGLGLSIVKLLVEQLNGTITCESEWGHGTTFILEFNTTEVE
- a CDS encoding GlcG/HbpS family heme-binding protein; translation: MELNSKQAKEILNAIIFELEKRGKYAVVAIVDAHGELLAFERMDKTKLPSIANAINKAYTAARTQKNTSEIGKALKDPVKGFDIAFYGDPKICGWGGGVPVISNGNVIGAASVSGLSQEEDEEIAKIGVAHLKLI
- a CDS encoding nucleoside deaminase, whose protein sequence is MDEFMKLAINEAIKGLNEGGIPIGSVLIKDGKLVAQGHNKRVQENNPILHGEMDCLNNAGRIGSYRNTVIYSTLMPCYMCAGTIVQFKIPKVIVGESKTFSGAREFMEQHGVEVIDLDLAECKSMMEDFINEKPELWDEDIMEL
- a CDS encoding GyrI-like domain-containing protein; translated protein: METLDLTKAYKAYYTAKAKPEVIEIEPAQFLSITGMGDPSKKAFSENIQALYSTAYTMKFSLKALQKDFKVSKLEGQWWFDETKYKSNSMTETALNVPRDVWEYRLLIRMPDFITEDEINAAANTVIFKKGILLAKEVKLFKMKEGKCVQMLHVGPFSKEIETLKQMELFMNENNLGKNGLHHEIYLSDFRKTSEDKLKTILREPVK
- a CDS encoding PepSY-like domain-containing protein; the protein is MKKVLLMIGLVVAGYTMKAQDVVDSKSVPSKVSSALTQKYPDLKSGDIKWEKKDNNYKAEFTKDGQDYEVKLDNTGNWVSTEVDLTEKDLPEKVRNGLNKSDYKSWTVKDVEKKEKPQGKTLYKIEVKQGEQEYDVYFDQEGTLVKKNKS
- a CDS encoding MFS transporter, producing MQISKATKIELLNFKSVPMRAFHASWLTFFICFFAWFGLAPLMPEIKKELNLTKTQIANISMAAVSMTVFARLLIGWLCDKIGPRLCYVILLSTGAVPVIMIGLVNSYESFLIGRLFIGLIGASFVITQYHTSVMFAPNIVGTANATTAGWGNLGGGVTQMAMPAIFAGIVSLGFTASEAWRIAMIFPGLALLLMAYVYFKYTQDTPEGNVLELRKKNPEFRAKNPDIKGSFWLACKDYRVWILGLVYGACFGIELTIDGIAAIYFTEEFNTPLMIAGIIAASFGMMNLFARALGGIYSDKISQKFGLKGRVVLLGAFLLLEGIGIMLFSEMTILPLAILTMILFALFVKMSNGVTYSIVPFVNRKALGSVAGIVGAGGNIGAVLANSLFTVHSYRYGLFIIGAVVCGISVLSLFLKFPNEESVAIPANMGESKEAEKVKELTKV